In Sus scrofa isolate TJ Tabasco breed Duroc chromosome 11, Sscrofa11.1, whole genome shotgun sequence, the following proteins share a genomic window:
- the ABHD13 gene encoding protein ABHD13 isoform X2, whose product MEKSWMLWNFVERWLIALASWSWALCRISLLPLIVTFHLYGGIVLLLLIFISIAGILYKFQDVLLYFPEQPSSSRLYVPMPTGIPHENIFIRTKDGVRLNLILIRYTGDSSPYSPTIIYFHGNAGNIGHRLPNALLMLVNLKVNLLLVDYRGYGKSEGEASEEGLYLDSEAVLDYVMTRPDLDKTKIFLFGRSLGGAVAIHLASENSHRISAIMVENTFLSIPHMASTLFSFFPMRYLPLWCYKNKFLSYRKISQCRMPSLFISGLSDQLIPPVMMKQLYELSPSRTKRLAIFPDGTHNDTWQCQGYFTALEQFIKEVIKSHSPEEMAKTSSNVTII is encoded by the coding sequence atggaaaagtCCTGGATGCTATGGAACTTTGTTGAAAGATGGCTGATAGCTTTGGCTTCATGGTCTTGGGCCCTCTGCCGTATTTCTCTTTTACCTTTAATAGTGACTTTTCATCTGTATGGAGGCATTGTCTTACTTTTGTTAATATTCATATCAATAGCAGGTATTCTGTATAAATTCCAGGATGTGTTGCTTTATTTTCCAGAACAGCCGTCATCTTCACGCCTCTATGTTCCCATGCCTACTGGGATCCcacatgaaaacattttcatcagaACCAAAGACGGAGTGCGTCTGAATCTTATTTTGATAAGGTACACTGGAGACAGTTCGCCCTATTCCCCAACGATAATTTATTTTCATGGGAACGCAGGCAACATAGGTCACAGGTTACCAAATGCACTGCTTATGCTGGTTAACCTCAAAGTTAACCTTTTGCTTGTTGATTATCGAGGATATGGAAAAAGCGAAGGAGAAGCAAGCGAAGAAGGACTCTACTTAGATTCTGAGGCTGTGCTGGACTACGTGATGACCAGACCAGACCTTGACAAAacgaaaatttttctttttggccgttcCTTGGGAGGAGCAGTAGCTATTCATTTGGCTTCTGAAAATTCACATAGGATTTCAGCCATTATGGTGGAGAACACATTTTTAAGCATACCACACATGGCAAGCACTTTATTTTCGTTCTTTCCAATGCGTTACCTTCCTTTATGGtgctacaaaaataaatttttgtccTACAGAAAAATCTCTCAGTGCAGAATGCCTTCTCTTTTCATCTCTGGACTTTCTGACCAATTAATTCCACCAGTAATGATGAAGCAACTTTATGAACTCTCCCCGTCTCGGACTAAGAGATTAGCCATTTTTCCTGATGGAACTCATAACGACACGTGGCAGTGCCAGGGCTACTTCACTGCCCTTGAACAGTTCATCAAAGAAGTAATAAAGAGTCATTCTCCCGAAGAAATGGCGAAAACGTCATCTAATGTAACAATTAtatga
- the ABHD13 gene encoding protein ABHD13 isoform X1 → MSDLHKLSCVGFSDWRLERATMEKSWMLWNFVERWLIALASWSWALCRISLLPLIVTFHLYGGIVLLLLIFISIAGILYKFQDVLLYFPEQPSSSRLYVPMPTGIPHENIFIRTKDGVRLNLILIRYTGDSSPYSPTIIYFHGNAGNIGHRLPNALLMLVNLKVNLLLVDYRGYGKSEGEASEEGLYLDSEAVLDYVMTRPDLDKTKIFLFGRSLGGAVAIHLASENSHRISAIMVENTFLSIPHMASTLFSFFPMRYLPLWCYKNKFLSYRKISQCRMPSLFISGLSDQLIPPVMMKQLYELSPSRTKRLAIFPDGTHNDTWQCQGYFTALEQFIKEVIKSHSPEEMAKTSSNVTII, encoded by the exons ATGAGTGATCTTCACAAGCTCTCATGCGTCGGATTCTCTGATT ggCGCTTAGagagagccacaatggaaaagtCCTGGATGCTATGGAACTTTGTTGAAAGATGGCTGATAGCTTTGGCTTCATGGTCTTGGGCCCTCTGCCGTATTTCTCTTTTACCTTTAATAGTGACTTTTCATCTGTATGGAGGCATTGTCTTACTTTTGTTAATATTCATATCAATAGCAGGTATTCTGTATAAATTCCAGGATGTGTTGCTTTATTTTCCAGAACAGCCGTCATCTTCACGCCTCTATGTTCCCATGCCTACTGGGATCCcacatgaaaacattttcatcagaACCAAAGACGGAGTGCGTCTGAATCTTATTTTGATAAGGTACACTGGAGACAGTTCGCCCTATTCCCCAACGATAATTTATTTTCATGGGAACGCAGGCAACATAGGTCACAGGTTACCAAATGCACTGCTTATGCTGGTTAACCTCAAAGTTAACCTTTTGCTTGTTGATTATCGAGGATATGGAAAAAGCGAAGGAGAAGCAAGCGAAGAAGGACTCTACTTAGATTCTGAGGCTGTGCTGGACTACGTGATGACCAGACCAGACCTTGACAAAacgaaaatttttctttttggccgttcCTTGGGAGGAGCAGTAGCTATTCATTTGGCTTCTGAAAATTCACATAGGATTTCAGCCATTATGGTGGAGAACACATTTTTAAGCATACCACACATGGCAAGCACTTTATTTTCGTTCTTTCCAATGCGTTACCTTCCTTTATGGtgctacaaaaataaatttttgtccTACAGAAAAATCTCTCAGTGCAGAATGCCTTCTCTTTTCATCTCTGGACTTTCTGACCAATTAATTCCACCAGTAATGATGAAGCAACTTTATGAACTCTCCCCGTCTCGGACTAAGAGATTAGCCATTTTTCCTGATGGAACTCATAACGACACGTGGCAGTGCCAGGGCTACTTCACTGCCCTTGAACAGTTCATCAAAGAAGTAATAAAGAGTCATTCTCCCGAAGAAATGGCGAAAACGTCATCTAATGTAACAATTAtatga